From Oncorhynchus mykiss isolate Arlee chromosome 6, USDA_OmykA_1.1, whole genome shotgun sequence, the proteins below share one genomic window:
- the LOC110526534 gene encoding succinate dehydrogenase assembly factor 2, mitochondrial isoform X1: MQKLITQVSTQLACCCYIRTEAESRSASFKYLRCESGTCIILGHWLLSSQQEQLHQDSAVTRKKDTMLSVLVAKRLVSGVCQESLRPAVVELVTTRGYKGEAPDDSRGDIIEIPLPPWTEKDGETMDIKRRRLLFQSRKRGMLENCILLSLFAKQYLNTMNEPQLRQYDRLINEPSNDWDIYYWATEAQPVPDVYAGEIMDLLKEFTKNKDQEQRLDAPNLEYLDKGSQ, translated from the exons ATGCAAAAACTGATAACTCAGGTAAGCACTCAGCTAGCTTGTTGCTGCTACATCAGAACAGAAGCGGAATCGAGGAGTGCATCTTTCAAATATCTCCGGTGTGAATCAG GGACTTGTATAATTTTAGGACACTGGTTACTCTCGAGTCAACAAGAACAGTTACATCAGGATTCAGCAGTCACAAGGAAGAAAGACACAATGCTGTCTGTTCTCGTTGCTAAAAGA CTGGTAAGTGGGGTATGCCAGGAGTCATTGAGACCAGCTGTGGTAGAACTAGTAACTACACGGGGTTACAAAGGAGAGGCACCTGATGACTCTAGGGGTGACATAATTGAGATCCCCCTGCCCCCCTGGACAGAGAAGGATGGTGAGACCATGGACATCAAGAGACGGCGCCTGCTCTTCCAAAGCCGAAAGAGGGGCATGCTGGAGAATTGCATATTGCTCAG CCTGTTTGCCAAACAATATCTTAATACAATGAACGAGCCCCAGTTAAGACAGTATGACAGACTGATCAACGAGCCTAGCAACGACTGGGACATCTACTACTGGGCAACAG AGGCCCAGCCTGTACCTGATGTGTACGCAGGTGAAATCATGGATCTACTCAAGGAGTTCACAAAGAACAAAGATCAGGAACAAAGGCTGGATGCACCCAACCTGGAATACCTGGACAAGGGGAGCCAGTGA
- the LOC110526532 gene encoding cleavage and polyadenylation specificity factor subunit 7 isoform X2, which translates to MAAKAADGGGATDLIDIYDEKFSQNNGEEGDFATTAEASDLYDDVLTGSVSRERKFSENAMPLSKDQPTKEESKPAILYTYSGVWNKRLAVYVGNFSWWTSDKDLINVARTLGVKDIVEIKFAENRANGQSRGYAEVVVATEESLQRLLETLPNCHVNGEKVDCRFATRQNLAVFEAQANKRVPQRSNSKESSDTGDKNTSISPPVLNQNHSTVPHTIHPQHIHNKPPPLSVPYFRLPPPLFPHLPPHIPPPPMPHLFPPPPLRLPSHPPPSLHLNPAFFPPAQHDNYSQQHNTPYNRHSRDSEAPTPQMPEGEFDELMNRNRAIASSAITKAVSGATAGDMPLAIETLLTAIAVIKQSRVYGDERCRALVTSLKDCLFSIESKSYGSRKRHRSRDREHRSRDRERDRERERDRGREREESYSQEWEAAGMSRRHRERSLSGERDGRDRERVRERDRHREHRERHR; encoded by the exons ATGGCGGCTAAAGCGGCCGATGGTGGTGGTGCAACTGACCTCATAGACATCTACGACGAGAAGTTCAGTCAAAACAACGGGGAG GAAGGAGATTTTGCAACAACGGCAGAGGCAAGTGATCTTTATGATGACGTGCTCACTGGCTCTGTGAGCCGGGAAAGGAAATTCTCAGAGAACGCTATGCCTCTCAGCAAGGACCAGCCGACGAAAGAGGAGAGCAAACCAGCAATACTGTACACTTACAGTGGAGTGTGGAACAAGAGACTGGCTGTATATGTGGGCAACTTCTCCTGG TGGACCTCCGACAAAGACCTTATTAACGTGGCGCGCACCTTGGGTGTGAAGGACATTGTGGAGATCAAATTTGCTGAGAACAGAGCTAATGGCCAGTCCAGGGG ATACGCTGAGGTAGTGGTGGCCACAGAAGAGTCATTGCAGAGGTTGCTGGAGACATTGCCAAATTGTCATGTTAATGGAGAAAAGGTGGACTGCCGCTTTGCCACACGCCAGAATCTTGCCGTGTTTGAAGCCCAGGCTAATAAAC GTGTCCCCCAGCGCTCTAACTCAAAGGAGTCGTCAGATACTGGGGATAAAAacacctccatctcccctcctgtGCTCAACCAgaaccactccactgtccctcaCACTATCCACCCCCAACACATTCACAACAAACCTCCCCCTCTGTCAGTCCCATACTTTAGGCTgcctcctcctcttttccctcaTCTTCCCCCAcacatccctcctccccccaTGCCCCACCTTTTCCCTCCACCACCTCTACGTCTCCCCAgccatcctccaccctccctgCATCTCAACCCCGCCTTCTTTCCtccagcacaacatgacaactacagtcaacaacacaacacaccgtACAACCGGCACAG CAGGGACAGTGAAGCGCCCACACCCCAAATGCCAGAGGGAGAGTTTGATGAGCTGATGAACAGAAACAGAGCAATCGCCAGCAGCGCCATCACCAAGGCTGTGTCTGGAGCTACTGCCG GAGACATGCCCCTGGCCATTGAGACGCTTTTGACTGCCATTGCTGTCATCAAGCAGTCAAGAGTGTATGGGGACGAGCGCTGTCGAGCGCTGGTCACCTCTCTGAAAGACTGCCTCTTTTCCATCGAGAGCAAGTCTTACGGCTCCAG GAAAAGACACCGTTCCCGTGACAGAGAACACCGTTCCCGAGATAGAGAGcgggacagggaaagagagcgGGACAGAGGCAGGGAAAGGGAAGAGTCCTACAGCCAGGAATGGGAGGCTGCAGGAATGTCCCGCCGGCACCGAGAACGCTCCCTaagtggggagagagatgggagagaccGGGAGCGTGTTCGGGAACGAGATAGACATAGGGAGCACCGCGAGAGGCACCGCTAG
- the LOC110526534 gene encoding succinate dehydrogenase assembly factor 2, mitochondrial isoform X2 → MLSVLVAKRLVSGVCQESLRPAVVELVTTRGYKGEAPDDSRGDIIEIPLPPWTEKDGETMDIKRRRLLFQSRKRGMLENCILLSLFAKQYLNTMNEPQLRQYDRLINEPSNDWDIYYWATEAQPVPDVYAGEIMDLLKEFTKNKDQEQRLDAPNLEYLDKGSQ, encoded by the exons ATGCTGTCTGTTCTCGTTGCTAAAAGA CTGGTAAGTGGGGTATGCCAGGAGTCATTGAGACCAGCTGTGGTAGAACTAGTAACTACACGGGGTTACAAAGGAGAGGCACCTGATGACTCTAGGGGTGACATAATTGAGATCCCCCTGCCCCCCTGGACAGAGAAGGATGGTGAGACCATGGACATCAAGAGACGGCGCCTGCTCTTCCAAAGCCGAAAGAGGGGCATGCTGGAGAATTGCATATTGCTCAG CCTGTTTGCCAAACAATATCTTAATACAATGAACGAGCCCCAGTTAAGACAGTATGACAGACTGATCAACGAGCCTAGCAACGACTGGGACATCTACTACTGGGCAACAG AGGCCCAGCCTGTACCTGATGTGTACGCAGGTGAAATCATGGATCTACTCAAGGAGTTCACAAAGAACAAAGATCAGGAACAAAGGCTGGATGCACCCAACCTGGAATACCTGGACAAGGGGAGCCAGTGA
- the LOC110526532 gene encoding cleavage and polyadenylation specificity factor subunit 7 isoform X1, whose product MAAKAADGGGATDLIDIYDEKFSQNNGEEGDFATTAEASDLYDDVLTGSVSRERKFSENAMPLSKDQPTKEESKPAILYTYSGVWNKRLAVYVGNFSWWTSDKDLINVARTLGVKDIVEIKFAENRANGQSRGYAEVVVATEESLQRLLETLPNCHVNGEKVDCRFATRQNLAVFEAQANKRVPQRSNSKESSDTGDKNTSISPPVLNQNHSTVPHTIHPQHIHNKPPPLSVPYFRLPPPLFPHLPPHIPPPPMPHLFPPPPLRLPSHPPPSLHLNPAFFPPAQHDNYSQQHNTPYNRHSSRDSEAPTPQMPEGEFDELMNRNRAIASSAITKAVSGATAGDMPLAIETLLTAIAVIKQSRVYGDERCRALVTSLKDCLFSIESKSYGSRKRHRSRDREHRSRDRERDRERERDRGREREESYSQEWEAAGMSRRHRERSLSGERDGRDRERVRERDRHREHRERHR is encoded by the exons ATGGCGGCTAAAGCGGCCGATGGTGGTGGTGCAACTGACCTCATAGACATCTACGACGAGAAGTTCAGTCAAAACAACGGGGAG GAAGGAGATTTTGCAACAACGGCAGAGGCAAGTGATCTTTATGATGACGTGCTCACTGGCTCTGTGAGCCGGGAAAGGAAATTCTCAGAGAACGCTATGCCTCTCAGCAAGGACCAGCCGACGAAAGAGGAGAGCAAACCAGCAATACTGTACACTTACAGTGGAGTGTGGAACAAGAGACTGGCTGTATATGTGGGCAACTTCTCCTGG TGGACCTCCGACAAAGACCTTATTAACGTGGCGCGCACCTTGGGTGTGAAGGACATTGTGGAGATCAAATTTGCTGAGAACAGAGCTAATGGCCAGTCCAGGGG ATACGCTGAGGTAGTGGTGGCCACAGAAGAGTCATTGCAGAGGTTGCTGGAGACATTGCCAAATTGTCATGTTAATGGAGAAAAGGTGGACTGCCGCTTTGCCACACGCCAGAATCTTGCCGTGTTTGAAGCCCAGGCTAATAAAC GTGTCCCCCAGCGCTCTAACTCAAAGGAGTCGTCAGATACTGGGGATAAAAacacctccatctcccctcctgtGCTCAACCAgaaccactccactgtccctcaCACTATCCACCCCCAACACATTCACAACAAACCTCCCCCTCTGTCAGTCCCATACTTTAGGCTgcctcctcctcttttccctcaTCTTCCCCCAcacatccctcctccccccaTGCCCCACCTTTTCCCTCCACCACCTCTACGTCTCCCCAgccatcctccaccctccctgCATCTCAACCCCGCCTTCTTTCCtccagcacaacatgacaactacagtcaacaacacaacacaccgtACAACCGGCACAG CAGCAGGGACAGTGAAGCGCCCACACCCCAAATGCCAGAGGGAGAGTTTGATGAGCTGATGAACAGAAACAGAGCAATCGCCAGCAGCGCCATCACCAAGGCTGTGTCTGGAGCTACTGCCG GAGACATGCCCCTGGCCATTGAGACGCTTTTGACTGCCATTGCTGTCATCAAGCAGTCAAGAGTGTATGGGGACGAGCGCTGTCGAGCGCTGGTCACCTCTCTGAAAGACTGCCTCTTTTCCATCGAGAGCAAGTCTTACGGCTCCAG GAAAAGACACCGTTCCCGTGACAGAGAACACCGTTCCCGAGATAGAGAGcgggacagggaaagagagcgGGACAGAGGCAGGGAAAGGGAAGAGTCCTACAGCCAGGAATGGGAGGCTGCAGGAATGTCCCGCCGGCACCGAGAACGCTCCCTaagtggggagagagatgggagagaccGGGAGCGTGTTCGGGAACGAGATAGACATAGGGAGCACCGCGAGAGGCACCGCTAG